The proteins below are encoded in one region of Neisseria macacae ATCC 33926:
- a CDS encoding Slam-dependent surface lipoprotein → MKLKLLVTALAWIVSATVHATPSGDSSNESTVETRLPSTVLPFGAGKAALRINKGAIRINIGNGPVKYINKVHTNKPINGNNYNVSVNGKTNPKYLTPAIVPLGNLIPIPSLRDAKIGQTWYEKRGTNIDVYSVRRMAKAGTLPEFGGLVIGQVKNLPDGSGVYFGEWAPRKGGTVPDNDTNLNMADARRTVWYAGDNPTGRTQGLATATYDVVGINKHTPGANDFYRGTVTAKFGTTTQGTMGGQIARGADRISFDKAKIDNTKGTFADTAQGMKGQFYGKGAAAMAGIATRKAGAADDVAFGGRKR, encoded by the coding sequence ATGAAACTGAAATTATTGGTCACAGCTTTAGCTTGGATTGTATCTGCAACCGTCCATGCCACCCCTTCAGGAGACTCTTCAAATGAATCCACCGTTGAAACAAGACTTCCTTCCACTGTCTTACCATTTGGTGCGGGTAAAGCAGCTTTGCGAATCAACAAAGGAGCAATCCGTATCAACATAGGCAACGGTCCGGTCAAATACATCAACAAAGTTCATACCAATAAACCGATTAACGGTAATAACTATAATGTCTCGGTAAACGGCAAGACCAATCCCAAATACCTTACCCCCGCTATTGTTCCTTTAGGCAACCTTATTCCGATTCCTTCATTAAGGGATGCCAAAATTGGGCAAACTTGGTATGAAAAACGCGGCACCAATATTGATGTGTACAGCGTTCGCCGTATGGCCAAAGCAGGAACACTGCCTGAATTCGGCGGCCTAGTTATCGGTCAAGTCAAAAACCTGCCCGACGGCAGCGGGGTTTATTTCGGCGAATGGGCACCGCGAAAAGGCGGTACCGTTCCGGACAATGATACCAACCTGAACATGGCCGACGCCCGCCGCACAGTATGGTATGCCGGCGACAATCCGACCGGACGGACTCAAGGCTTGGCAACGGCAACCTACGATGTGGTCGGCATCAACAAACACACGCCCGGCGCAAACGATTTCTACCGCGGCACGGTTACGGCAAAATTCGGTACGACAACTCAAGGAACAATGGGCGGCCAGATTGCGCGCGGTGCGGACAGAATCAGCTTTGACAAAGCAAAAATCGACAATACCAAAGGCACGTTTGCCGATACCGCCCAAGGTATGAAGGGGCAATTCTACGGCAAAGGCGCGGCGGCAATGGCAGGTATCGCCACCCGTAAAGCAGGTGCGGCAGACGACGTGGCATTCGGCGGACGCAAGCGTTGA
- a CDS encoding TonB-dependent receptor domain-containing protein, producing MRNYPFKTIVACLSILWYSPHLWAADATAPETAVLDAVEVRGKRLTKDQKGEAQQYSKNVSNAYLGKEYLERYRPDAAGDILKGLNGVYNMNTRTAGSAITPNIRGISGKGRIPVTIDGIEQTVDVWQNNYGISDRNYIDPTLLRSISVEKGPSMTRGVKSGVGGSVAIQTIEPEDIVPEGKKWGIQIKGSFSDNTVKQPESLLKYKGWPDYRTLPGNPTADGAIGTIGNVLEDPSGQSRYYYGLQFEDRYRITRFRNHKLRNFKNDRSGMFSAAFKTDISDGLIAYSIREKGNYFAGKHAAGGYLNNPVYKNEDSGHTNTTASMVPNMARFYRPGREVVNSNISSKSLLLKNNWHLPANQKISLSYMQTRVDFGEHNPFYSNLAQGYSDDFFNIGEQYREAAMQMMPIQGMESNIQNKSYKIGYGWKPENNSWIDLNANIWRTRTRSTRYQNGATDLYVDYPDSDYDNWIRCSRGEIPWTMAFHNMNCSQMMAEGLIPDKEPSKKPYDGDPKLDGYRVKAAAEQRTRSVRTGADLSNRFRLGDTLSMTLSANVQHEKLNEFTEQYNNDLDFDGLSNAASGMTALSGPRSGRRHEWGAGMVFDWQPTDRLNIQAGIRYNKFWSYDDILAQKRKERKESFYSITKGNEGYIIGTYLPYYKLIDNPQEVADYFAYDNAPTGSDEQEKLGQKFEKKYGYLFSSSNNILRNPKGNPAYDTGEPQALYRLEQAYTPFRNGRFEGPVFPDGMFDEKIANPQGQNGNFYKYLIQRHTDTAATTDYEDKKKNYPIEAGDMIKETKNLAADSDENWPSPKHLRAHAWSPMLALSYNLTQNGRLHLRWAQAVRFPTIYEATTTNSSWADAYSQEFDLKPERSTNWEIGYTYNFAPRFKRLRHGDIRLTYYNSVIKNAIELSSERNLQQYDKRLTSGIELQSRFDSGKWFASLAANYRLKQQTCDKATVFNYDLYINRIPVCVDGGFGATRFHQSRQPKYSINLDIGTRRFNEKLELGLRGTYHSKAENKQQDKLAKSGLARIYEATGRPYHWRSALVLDVYGRYNFGKNLSMNFSVSNLTNRYYLDPMSNVPIPAPGRAVTVGFTGKF from the coding sequence ATGAGAAACTACCCCTTCAAAACCATCGTCGCCTGCCTCAGTATTTTGTGGTACAGCCCACACCTGTGGGCAGCAGATGCGACTGCACCCGAAACTGCCGTCCTCGATGCTGTTGAAGTCCGCGGCAAACGCCTGACCAAAGACCAGAAAGGCGAAGCGCAGCAATACAGCAAAAACGTCTCCAATGCCTATCTCGGCAAAGAATACCTCGAACGCTACCGCCCCGATGCCGCCGGCGACATCCTCAAGGGGCTCAACGGCGTATACAACATGAATACGCGTACGGCAGGTAGCGCAATTACGCCCAATATCCGTGGTATTTCAGGAAAAGGGCGCATTCCCGTAACCATAGACGGTATTGAACAAACAGTTGATGTTTGGCAAAACAACTACGGCATTTCCGACCGCAATTATATTGATCCCACACTTTTACGCAGTATCTCGGTAGAAAAAGGCCCGTCGATGACACGCGGTGTCAAATCAGGGGTGGGCGGTTCGGTCGCCATTCAAACCATCGAACCTGAAGACATTGTTCCCGAAGGAAAAAAATGGGGGATACAAATTAAGGGCAGTTTTTCCGACAATACAGTAAAGCAGCCAGAAAGCCTTCTTAAATATAAAGGCTGGCCCGATTATCGCACCCTTCCAGGCAACCCTACTGCCGATGGTGCCATCGGAACAATAGGCAACGTTTTAGAAGACCCTTCAGGACAAAGCCGTTACTACTATGGATTGCAATTTGAAGACCGATACCGCATAACCCGTTTCCGCAACCACAAACTGAGGAATTTTAAAAACGATCGTTCGGGTATGTTTTCGGCTGCATTTAAAACCGATATTTCAGACGGTCTGATTGCTTACAGTATCCGTGAAAAAGGCAATTATTTCGCCGGCAAACACGCGGCGGGCGGTTATCTTAATAATCCGGTGTACAAAAACGAAGATTCAGGCCATACCAATACCACTGCCAGCATGGTTCCCAATATGGCACGGTTTTATCGCCCAGGAAGAGAAGTAGTCAACAGTAATATTTCCAGCAAAAGTCTATTATTGAAAAATAACTGGCATCTTCCTGCCAATCAAAAAATCAGCCTGTCCTATATGCAGACCAGAGTGGATTTCGGTGAACACAACCCCTTCTACAGCAACCTTGCGCAAGGATATAGCGACGATTTTTTCAATATCGGCGAACAATATCGCGAAGCCGCCATGCAAATGATGCCGATACAAGGTATGGAATCGAATATCCAAAATAAAAGCTATAAAATCGGCTACGGGTGGAAACCCGAAAACAACAGCTGGATAGACCTGAATGCCAACATCTGGCGTACCCGCACCCGCAGCACGCGCTATCAGAACGGTGCCACAGATTTATATGTCGATTACCCCGACAGCGATTACGATAACTGGATACGTTGTTCGCGTGGCGAAATTCCATGGACGATGGCATTTCATAACATGAACTGCAGCCAAATGATGGCCGAAGGCCTGATACCCGATAAAGAGCCATCAAAAAAACCTTACGACGGCGATCCAAAGCTGGACGGCTACCGTGTCAAAGCCGCAGCAGAACAACGCACCCGTTCGGTACGTACCGGTGCAGACCTCAGCAATCGCTTTCGTTTGGGCGATACTTTGTCCATGACCCTTTCTGCCAATGTGCAACATGAAAAACTGAATGAATTTACAGAACAATACAATAATGACTTGGATTTCGACGGCTTAAGCAATGCCGCAAGCGGAATGACCGCCCTCTCCGGTCCACGTTCCGGCCGCCGCCACGAATGGGGCGCAGGAATGGTATTCGACTGGCAGCCGACAGACCGTTTGAATATTCAGGCAGGCATACGCTACAACAAATTCTGGAGCTATGACGACATACTCGCCCAAAAACGCAAAGAGCGTAAAGAATCCTTCTACTCCATTACCAAAGGTAATGAAGGATACATTATCGGAACATACCTGCCCTACTATAAACTTATCGACAATCCTCAAGAAGTTGCCGATTATTTTGCCTATGACAACGCACCGACAGGCTCGGACGAGCAAGAAAAACTTGGTCAAAAATTTGAAAAAAAATACGGCTATCTTTTCAGCTCCAGCAACAATATATTACGCAATCCAAAAGGCAACCCTGCTTATGACACGGGAGAACCCCAAGCACTCTACCGCTTGGAACAGGCATATACCCCCTTCCGCAACGGCAGATTTGAGGGTCCGGTTTTCCCAGACGGGATGTTTGACGAAAAAATCGCCAATCCCCAAGGACAAAACGGAAATTTTTACAAATACCTAATCCAACGGCATACTGATACCGCTGCCACAACAGACTATGAGGACAAAAAAAAGAATTACCCGATAGAGGCCGGAGACATGATAAAAGAAACGAAAAACCTCGCAGCAGACAGCGACGAAAACTGGCCCTCCCCCAAACACCTCAGGGCGCATGCTTGGTCTCCCATGCTTGCCCTCAGTTACAACCTGACGCAAAACGGGCGGCTACACCTGAGGTGGGCGCAAGCAGTACGTTTTCCCACCATATACGAAGCCACTACCACCAATTCGTCGTGGGCGGACGCTTATTCCCAAGAATTTGATTTGAAGCCCGAACGCAGCACCAATTGGGAAATCGGCTATACCTACAACTTCGCCCCTCGTTTCAAACGCCTGCGCCACGGCGACATCCGTCTGACCTACTACAACAGCGTGATAAAAAATGCTATCGAGCTGTCGTCTGAACGCAACCTCCAACAATACGACAAACGCCTTACCAGTGGTATCGAACTTCAAAGCCGCTTCGACAGCGGGAAATGGTTTGCCTCACTGGCTGCCAACTACCGCCTGAAACAGCAGACCTGCGATAAAGCCACCGTATTCAACTATGATTTATATATCAACCGTATTCCTGTCTGCGTGGATGGAGGATTCGGCGCAACCCGCTTCCATCAAAGCCGCCAACCAAAATATTCCATTAATCTCGATATCGGAACCCGCCGATTCAACGAAAAATTGGAATTGGGCCTACGCGGCACTTATCACAGCAAAGCCGAAAACAAACAACAGGACAAGCTGGCCAAAAGCGGCTTGGCACGCATCTACGAAGCGACAGGCCGCCCCTACCACTGGCGTTCCGCCTTGGTTTTGGACGTTTACGGACGCTACAACTTCGGCAAAAACCTGAGCATGAACTTCAGCGTCAGTAACCTGACCAACCGCTATTATCTCGATCCCATGTCCAACGTTCCCATCCCCGCACCGGGACGGGCGGTTACCGTTGGGTTTACAGGCAAATTCTGA
- the rdgB gene encoding RdgB/HAM1 family non-canonical purine NTP pyrophosphatase, producing the protein MFDKIVLASGNAGKLKEFSRLFADLNIEVLPQSQFDTPECPEPYHTFVENALAKARHAAKHSGLPALADDSGICATALNGAPGVLSARYAGANPKSDAANNKRLSDELAYQADKSCYYVCVLVLVRHENDPQPIIAGGIWRGQWQTEAAGTYGFGYDPHFYLPEHNCTAAELDPEIKNAESHRGQALRELLKKIEAL; encoded by the coding sequence ATGTTCGACAAAATCGTCCTCGCCAGTGGTAATGCAGGCAAACTCAAAGAATTTTCACGCCTTTTCGCCGATTTGAACATCGAAGTCCTGCCGCAATCCCAGTTCGACACGCCCGAATGCCCCGAGCCGTACCACACCTTCGTTGAAAACGCTCTCGCCAAAGCCCGCCACGCCGCCAAACACAGCGGACTGCCCGCGCTCGCCGACGACTCCGGCATCTGCGCTACCGCATTAAACGGCGCACCCGGCGTCCTCTCCGCCCGCTATGCTGGAGCAAATCCCAAATCCGATGCCGCCAACAACAAGCGCCTTTCAGACGAACTCGCCTACCAAGCCGACAAAAGCTGCTACTACGTCTGCGTCCTCGTCCTCGTCCGCCACGAAAACGACCCGCAGCCCATCATCGCCGGAGGCATCTGGCGCGGCCAATGGCAGACAGAAGCCGCAGGAACCTACGGCTTCGGCTACGACCCGCATTTCTACCTGCCCGAACACAACTGCACCGCCGCCGAGCTTGATCCCGAAATCAAAAACGCCGAAAGCCACAGGGGGCAGGCTTTGCGGGAATTGTTGAAAAAAATCGAAGCCCTCTGA
- a CDS encoding NGO_0222 family membrane protein has protein sequence MNRQKIYLLLTALFTLIFIGLIMLGGYLLSIQSKQFAVAAFLFAFGAVFAQIGSLALYIRHKARAQIMRSQQTESH, from the coding sequence ATGAACCGACAAAAAATCTACCTCCTGCTGACCGCCCTTTTCACCCTAATCTTCATCGGACTCATCATGCTCGGCGGCTACCTGCTTTCCATCCAAAGCAAACAATTCGCCGTTGCCGCCTTCCTGTTCGCCTTCGGCGCCGTCTTCGCCCAAATCGGCAGCCTCGCCCTTTATATCCGCCATAAAGCCCGCGCCCAAATCATGCGCTCGCAACAAACCGAATCCCATTAA
- a CDS encoding NAD(+) kinase, whose product MNSPFHNIGIVTRPNTPEIQNTAHTLIQFLQGHGFTVYLDEIGIEERCIYVQDTVGCHIVSKSDLGKHCDLVIVLGGDGTFLSVAREIAPRTVPVIGINQGHLGFLTQIPRENMTEELLPVLEGKYLPEERILIEATLVRDGETIHRALALNDAVISRGGAGQMIEFEVFINQEFVYTQRSDGLIVSTPTGSTAYSLAAGGPIMQAGLHAFTLVPICPQSMTNRPIAIPDTSEIEILVTQSGDARVHFDGQSFIDVQNLDRIIIRRYHNPLRILHPTDYQYFRTLRQKLHWGEQLV is encoded by the coding sequence ATGAACAGCCCGTTTCACAACATCGGTATCGTAACCCGCCCCAATACCCCCGAAATCCAAAACACCGCCCACACCCTCATCCAATTCCTGCAGGGACACGGCTTTACCGTCTATCTGGACGAAATCGGCATAGAAGAACGCTGCATCTATGTTCAAGATACCGTCGGCTGCCACATCGTCAGCAAATCCGACTTGGGCAAACACTGCGACCTCGTCATCGTCCTCGGCGGCGACGGCACCTTCCTCTCCGTCGCCCGCGAAATCGCCCCCCGTACCGTGCCCGTTATCGGCATCAACCAAGGGCATTTAGGCTTCCTCACCCAAATCCCCCGCGAAAACATGACCGAAGAGCTGCTGCCCGTCCTCGAAGGCAAATACCTGCCCGAAGAGCGCATCCTCATCGAAGCCACACTCGTCCGCGACGGCGAAACCATCCACCGTGCCCTCGCCCTCAACGATGCCGTCATCTCACGCGGCGGCGCCGGACAAATGATCGAGTTCGAAGTCTTCATCAACCAAGAATTCGTCTATACCCAACGCTCCGACGGCCTCATCGTCTCCACCCCCACCGGCTCCACCGCCTACTCGCTTGCCGCCGGCGGCCCCATCATGCAGGCAGGATTGCACGCCTTCACCCTCGTGCCCATCTGCCCCCAATCCATGACCAACCGCCCCATCGCCATCCCCGATACTTCCGAAATCGAAATCCTCGTTACCCAAAGCGGCGACGCCCGCGTGCATTTCGACGGACAATCCTTTATCGACGTACAAAACCTCGACCGCATCATCATCCGCCGCTACCACAACCCCCTGCGCATCCTCCATCCCACCGACTACCAATACTTCCGAACCCTGCGGCAAAAGCTGCACTGGGGCGAACAGCTCGTATAA
- a CDS encoding ubiquinone biosynthesis accessory factor UbiJ, whose product MSALFPVINHLIQQNPEHRQDLSRLSGKTLSLNLAGFGLTGRINHDGFLETADQPADTLITFHQSAIRKILTGQEPGVGDISLEGDLMLGMTVLPILGSLRYYASDDLARIFGDSLAGSISERAANIGQTVKKIGQSIAEQISDFSREPESPVIDAATLSAWMEEVDKLRDDVARLNERLDRLERDIWID is encoded by the coding sequence ATGTCCGCCCTATTTCCCGTTATCAACCACCTGATACAGCAAAATCCGGAACATCGACAAGACCTGTCCCGCCTGTCAGGCAAAACCCTGAGCCTCAACCTCGCCGGATTCGGACTGACCGGACGCATCAATCACGACGGCTTCCTCGAAACCGCCGACCAACCCGCCGACACCCTCATCACCTTCCATCAAAGCGCCATCCGCAAAATCCTGACCGGACAAGAACCCGGCGTCGGCGACATCAGCCTCGAAGGCGACCTCATGCTCGGCATGACCGTCCTGCCCATACTCGGCAGCCTGCGCTACTACGCTTCAGACGACCTCGCCCGCATCTTCGGCGACTCACTCGCAGGCAGCATCAGCGAACGCGCCGCCAACATCGGACAAACCGTCAAAAAAATCGGACAAAGCATAGCCGAGCAAATCAGCGACTTTTCCCGCGAACCCGAATCCCCCGTTATCGATGCCGCCACCCTGTCCGCTTGGATGGAAGAAGTGGACAAACTGCGCGACGACGTTGCCCGTCTCAACGAACGCCTCGACCGGCTCGAACGCGACATCTGGATAGACTAA
- a CDS encoding SDR family oxidoreductase has translation MINPLSTSPDASILGLGYLGRPLAQKLYEHGSRVAAVKRSLTSDDINLPIRLDTLDLNQDSAFPSADRACDTTIWQHHADKPVWFCLLPPSSLTHYADTVKQWAELARACNVQHLIFTSSTSVYGDKARECDETATPDPQTESARQILAAEQYLLDSGVPNIDILRLGGLYCAERHPVSRLVQKQNIPGGNQPVNIVHRDIAVETLFQTTLHPNGRRIRNIVEPHHPTRRDFYTAEAAKLGLPPPDFTPDDTGGGKIVNTVSADGLSL, from the coding sequence ATGATAAACCCTCTTTCCACCTCCCCCGACGCATCCATCTTAGGCCTAGGCTACCTCGGCCGTCCTTTGGCGCAGAAACTTTACGAACACGGCAGCCGCGTTGCCGCCGTCAAGCGCAGCCTGACTTCGGACGATATCAATCTGCCCATACGCCTCGACACTCTCGACCTCAATCAAGACAGTGCGTTTCCGAGTGCGGATCGTGCCTGTGATACCACCATTTGGCAGCACCACGCCGACAAACCCGTTTGGTTCTGTCTTTTGCCGCCATCCTCGCTGACGCATTACGCCGACACCGTCAAACAATGGGCAGAACTTGCCCGGGCGTGTAACGTGCAACACCTGATTTTCACGAGCAGCACCAGCGTTTACGGCGATAAAGCGCGCGAATGCGACGAAACTGCCACACCCGACCCGCAAACCGAGTCCGCCCGCCAAATCCTTGCTGCCGAACAATACCTGCTCGACAGCGGCGTTCCGAACATCGACATCCTGCGGCTGGGCGGGCTTTATTGCGCCGAACGCCATCCCGTCAGCCGCCTCGTTCAAAAACAAAACATTCCGGGCGGCAACCAGCCCGTCAATATCGTCCACCGCGATATTGCCGTCGAAACCCTGTTTCAGACGACCCTCCATCCAAACGGCAGACGCATCCGCAACATCGTCGAACCGCACCATCCGACCCGCCGCGATTTCTACACCGCCGAAGCCGCCAAACTCGGCCTCCCGCCGCCCGATTTCACACCCGACGACACAGGCGGCGGCAAAATTGTAAATACCGTTTCCGCCGACGGATTAAGCCTGTAA
- a CDS encoding TetR/AcrR family transcriptional regulator, which yields MPVTRIAKTNTYTRIIDASLALFNEEGERNISTNHIAAHLGISPGNLYYHFRNKDEIIVQLFKRYSEALLAYLNEAVLPSDVEDSINYMAGIYDVMWEYRFLFSDVNTLLARSAELLGEHNTFTQAKVSPLLVNLLTQLNGLNIIQADQTAMNDLAVNMWMVTKYWFDFDSSLRGRTKLTEDSKARGIRRTLSLLRPYLLPKHREEYDRKIGGAQS from the coding sequence ATGCCCGTGACCCGCATTGCAAAAACCAATACTTACACCCGCATCATCGACGCCAGCCTTGCGCTTTTCAACGAGGAAGGCGAGCGCAACATCAGTACCAACCATATCGCGGCGCATTTAGGCATCAGTCCGGGCAATCTCTATTACCACTTCCGCAACAAAGACGAAATCATCGTCCAACTGTTCAAACGTTACAGCGAAGCCCTGCTGGCATACCTGAATGAAGCCGTGTTGCCGTCCGATGTGGAAGACTCCATCAATTATATGGCGGGCATTTACGATGTCATGTGGGAATACCGCTTCCTCTTTAGCGACGTGAACACCCTGCTTGCACGCAGTGCCGAACTATTGGGCGAACACAATACCTTCACCCAAGCCAAAGTCTCCCCGCTCTTGGTCAACCTGCTCACCCAGCTCAACGGATTGAACATCATCCAAGCCGACCAAACCGCCATGAACGACCTCGCCGTCAATATGTGGATGGTCACGAAATACTGGTTTGACTTCGACAGCTCCCTGCGCGGACGCACCAAGCTGACCGAAGACTCTAAAGCACGCGGCATCCGTCGTACCTTAAGCCTCCTGCGCCCCTATCTCTTGCCGAAACACCGCGAGGAATACGACCGGAAAATAGGCGGTGCGCAGTCATAA
- the murB gene encoding UDP-N-acetylmuramate dehydrogenase produces MQPIQYQTDLTPYNTFGLRAQAQAFIALEHADELRDIVRLPEFDRDTVLWLGGGSNILLMQDYAGLVVHMENKGIREIARLDGLVYIEAQAGEIWHDFVLHTVALGLNGLENLSLIPGTVGASPVQNIGAYGVEAKDVIHSVRCFDLDTETFVELSNADCRFAYRESLFKQEGKGRYVIVSVVFALKERFEPNLGYGDLAAAVTERSAGRTPTAKDVSDAVCAIRNSKLPNPNVLGNVGSFFKNPVVSAEKAASLLQQHPDMPRYPQPDGSVKLAAGWLIDQCRLKGFQIGGAAVHDRQALVLVNKNNASSDDVWKLAQHVCNTVFTRFQVELHAEPNWLPASFSL; encoded by the coding sequence ATGCAACCCATCCAATACCAAACCGACCTCACCCCCTACAACACCTTCGGTCTTCGCGCCCAAGCCCAAGCCTTTATCGCGCTCGAACACGCCGATGAATTGCGCGACATCGTCCGGCTGCCCGAGTTCGACCGCGATACCGTTTTATGGCTCGGCGGCGGCAGCAACATCCTTTTGATGCAGGATTACGCCGGGCTGGTCGTACATATGGAAAACAAAGGCATACGCGAGATTGCGCGTTTAGACGGCCTCGTTTACATTGAAGCGCAGGCAGGCGAAATCTGGCACGATTTTGTCCTGCACACCGTCGCGCTGGGCTTGAACGGCCTGGAAAACCTAAGCCTGATTCCGGGTACGGTCGGCGCGTCGCCCGTGCAGAACATCGGCGCATACGGCGTGGAAGCGAAAGACGTGATTCACAGCGTGCGTTGCTTCGATTTGGATACGGAAACCTTTGTCGAGCTTTCCAATGCCGACTGCCGCTTTGCCTACCGCGAAAGCCTGTTCAAGCAGGAAGGCAAAGGGCGTTATGTGATTGTTTCGGTCGTGTTCGCCCTGAAAGAGCGTTTCGAACCGAATTTGGGTTACGGCGATTTGGCAGCCGCCGTTACCGAACGGAGCGCGGGCAGAACGCCGACGGCGAAAGATGTTTCCGACGCAGTGTGTGCAATCCGCAACAGTAAACTTCCTAATCCTAACGTACTTGGTAATGTCGGCAGTTTCTTTAAAAACCCCGTCGTCAGCGCGGAAAAAGCCGCTTCCCTGTTGCAGCAGCATCCCGATATGCCGCGCTATCCGCAGCCCGACGGTTCGGTCAAACTCGCCGCCGGCTGGCTGATCGACCAATGTCGTCTGAAAGGCTTCCAAATCGGCGGCGCGGCGGTACACGACCGGCAGGCTTTGGTTTTGGTGAACAAAAACAATGCCTCTTCAGACGACGTTTGGAAACTGGCGCAACACGTCTGCAATACAGTATTTACTCGATTTCAGGTAGAATTACACGCAGAACCCAATTGGCTGCCCGCTTCGTTCAGCCTGTAA
- a CDS encoding ATP-dependent nuclease yields MFIKSICLSNFKGFIGDNHQIEFKIPDGATAGSGLNIFIGENNSGKSSIFEAINFLRNGIKEDEAYRIKSKLADDTRPNDACVELAFCGNIQNAITYFVQRNKQAAFNNAINNEQNLKAKRNTVSCKKLDLWDNESQDYSNPSGIDAPFKALFETNFIWADTNPNDEAAFGSTTLCGLLLKEIAQAHINSAEYQTFRDSFNQVFNSPASNLRQQIATIEQKVQRIFTEQFGQADIHFRFDELKIDSFFKNASIFIDDGVDIPMSEKGNGMQRSVALALLQVYAEELAHDEEQGQTKPFYLFIDEPELCLHPKGQTKLLEALLEISRTKQVFLTTHSPYFLVTPHLSNVGLFIFRKEGISNIVEDASLEKMFPWSPTWGEINFKAYKLPTVELHNELYGKLQHDSGQFREKDFEQWLQSRNIQFTKQWIRENNGAAQAPYDVTLQTFIRNHIHHPENRRNALYTENELRQSIEEMIRLL; encoded by the coding sequence ATGTTTATAAAAAGTATTTGTTTATCTAATTTTAAAGGGTTTATCGGTGATAACCATCAGATTGAATTTAAAATTCCTGATGGAGCAACTGCTGGTAGTGGTTTGAACATTTTTATCGGAGAAAATAACTCTGGGAAATCGTCTATTTTTGAAGCTATAAATTTCTTAAGGAACGGTATCAAAGAAGATGAAGCTTATAGAATAAAAAGTAAACTGGCAGATGATACTCGGCCAAATGACGCGTGCGTTGAGCTGGCTTTTTGTGGGAATATTCAAAATGCAATAACTTATTTTGTTCAAAGGAATAAACAAGCAGCTTTTAATAATGCAATTAATAATGAGCAGAATTTAAAAGCTAAGAGAAATACAGTTTCTTGTAAGAAATTGGATTTGTGGGATAACGAATCTCAGGACTATTCAAATCCAAGTGGGATCGATGCTCCTTTTAAGGCTCTTTTTGAAACTAATTTTATTTGGGCAGATACAAATCCTAATGATGAAGCGGCTTTCGGATCTACAACTCTTTGCGGATTGCTACTGAAAGAAATTGCTCAGGCGCATATCAATTCGGCTGAATATCAAACATTTCGTGATAGTTTTAATCAGGTATTTAATTCACCAGCTTCTAATTTGCGTCAACAAATTGCTACTATCGAACAGAAAGTTCAACGTATTTTTACTGAACAATTCGGACAAGCTGATATTCATTTTAGATTTGATGAACTAAAGATAGATTCGTTTTTTAAAAATGCCTCTATCTTTATTGACGATGGTGTGGATATTCCAATGTCCGAAAAAGGTAATGGTATGCAGCGTTCTGTTGCATTAGCCTTGCTTCAAGTCTATGCAGAAGAGTTAGCGCATGATGAAGAGCAAGGTCAGACTAAGCCGTTTTATTTGTTTATTGATGAGCCTGAGCTTTGTTTACATCCAAAAGGGCAAACTAAATTGCTTGAGGCGTTATTAGAAATTTCAAGAACTAAACAAGTATTTTTAACCACGCATTCGCCATATTTTTTGGTTACGCCACACTTAAGCAATGTTGGCCTGTTTATTTTTAGAAAAGAGGGAATTAGCAATATTGTAGAAGATGCTTCATTGGAGAAAATGTTTCCTTGGAGTCCAACATGGGGAGAAATTAATTTCAAGGCGTATAAATTGCCTACGGTGGAACTACACAATGAATTATATGGGAAATTACAACATGATAGTGGGCAATTTCGAGAAAAAGACTTTGAACAATGGTTACAGAGTAGGAATATTCAGTTCACTAAACAATGGATACGAGAAAACAATGGAGCCGCACAAGCTCCATATGACGTAACCTTGCAAACATTTATCCGCAACCATATTCATCATCCTGAAAATCGGCGAAATGCACTTTATACGGAAAATGAACTTAGACAATCTATTGAGGAAATGATTAGATTGTTATAG